A window of Pseudomonas alcaliphila JAB1 genomic DNA:
CTGTCAGGGATGGCCAATCCGTCCAAAGTGATCGCCTTTCTCGATCTGGCCGGTCCGTGGGACCCCTCGCTCGCGTTCGTTATGGGCGGTGCGATTGCGGTCGGCAGTGTCGGGTTCTATTTCGCCTCCAAACGGTCCCGGGCGGTGCTGGGAGATGTCATGCGAATGCCCACCGCCACCCGGATCGATCGCCCTCTTGTGCTGGGCAGCCTGGCATTCGGAGCGGGATGGGGGCTGGCCGGCTACTGTCCGGGTCCGGCGGTCGCGACGCTTTTGAGTGGTCGGAGCGAACCGCTGATCTTTGTCCTCGCCATGTTGGCGGGTATGGCGCTCTACGAGATGCAGACACGCTTTTCAGGGAAGCCGCAGTGAAAGGTTGCGGTCGCTGTAAATCGAAAGATCTAAGGCTTCCGGAGCGCAACGATGGTTGAGGTCGGGCTCGGGCTATTGGTCGGCCTCGTCCTGGCGCTGACCGGTGCCGGCGGCGGCATTCTCACCGTACCGTTGCTGATCTTCGTGGTCGGGCTCGAGCTGCATCAGGCCGCGCCCATCGGGTTGATGGCGGTCGGGCTCGCGGCCTGGGTCGGGGCGGTGATTGGTTTGAGGGACGGCATTGTCCGGTACAAGGCGGCGGCCCTGATGGCCTGCTGCGGTGTGCTGCTCGCGCCCGTCGGCGTCTGGCTGGCCGCGCGGGTAGAGCACGATGTGCTTGCCGTGGTGTTTGCGCTGGTGATGTTCTGGGTTGCCTTCAGGGCATTCAGGCGCCCGCCGAACGATGACTCGAACCCGAGAGCCGTGCCCTGTCGGCTGAACCCGCAGACGGGCCGTTTTCACTGGACCTCACGCTGTGCAGCGACCGTCGCCGCGTCCGGTACCCTGGCGGGTTTTCTCTCCGGCTTGCTGGGGGTCGGCGGCGGGTTCGTGCTGGTTCCGGCGCTCAGTCGCTTCAGTGATCTGCCGATGCGTTCGATTGCCGCCACGTCGTTAGCGGTCATCGGCCTGGTGTCGGTCAGCGGCGTGTTGTCCGCCGCGCTGACGGGTGGCATTCAGTGGGCAGTGGCGCTGCCGTTTTCGGCCGGTGCGGTGCTGGGGATGTTTGCCGGCCGCACGGTTTCATCTCGCCTGGACGGGCGCGTGCTGCAGCGAGGCTTCGGGTTGGTAGCGGCTGTTGCCGCGTCGGCTTTGTTGCTTCAAGTCGCCTTCTGATCGCGCGCCCGCAGGTAGCAAGCCAGACACCTGCGCCGCGCGACCGGATAAGACGTTAGCCTTCCTGGACCGGCAGGTTTGCCGCCTTCCAGGCCATCCAGGAGCCCGGAACATTGGCCACATCACGAAAGCCGGCCTTCTTGAGGATGCTGGCGGCGATGGAGGCGCGATAGCCGGAGCCGCAGTAGGTGACGGTGGTCTTGTCCGGATCCAGCTCGTTGAGCCGGTCAGCAAGGTGCGCGACGAAGATGTGCCTAGCGCCAGGCACCCGGCCCGCCGCGACCTCTTGAGGGCTGCGTACATCCAGCACCTGCACATCGGGCGCTTCACGACGTGCATTCAGTTCATGAACCGTCCATTCCTGAAGCCTGTTCAGCGGTAGCGCCGCGTTCTGCCAGTCCGTCATGCCGTTGCGTAGATAGCCGCGAATATCGTCAAGGCCTATCCGGTAGAGCTGGGTGACAGCCTGGTGAACATCGTCGACCGATTCGCCCACCAGCAGGATCGGGCGAGCGTCGTCGAGCATCCAGCCAGCCCAGTTCACGAACTCGTTGCGCAGGGCAATGTTGATCGCCCCGGGCACGTGCCCGCCGCCAAACGCGAGGATCGAGCGGACGTCCACGACCTGCATGCCGCGCGCCGCCAGTGTCTCGAACTCGGACGGCGCGAGTGGCGGTGGTAGGGAAGCGCCCTCCATCTGTACGGCCGAACGCACGTTCAGCTGTTTCAGGCGCGCGTAGTGACGGGGTGGTTCCGGCATGTCCGCCAGTAGCCAATCGATAAACTCGTCCTCGCTCCGCTGCTCGCGCAACGCGGGGTTGAAGAGACGCTCGCTGCCGAGCGTGGAGTGGCGTCGGTCGCCGATGGATTTGCCGCAGGCCGAGCCGGCGCCGTGGCAGGGGTAGATTTCGATCCGGTCGCCAAGGGGCAGGTAGTGATCGAAAAGTGTGTGGTACAGCGCGCCGGCGAGTTTTCGTTCACTGCCTTCGCCCAGCAGGTCGGGGCGCCCGACGTCCAGGTTGAACAGGGTGTCGCCGGTAAACAGCGCGATCGGCTGGTCGCCCTGCTGGGCGTCGAACAGCTGCAGGGAGATGTGTTCTGGCGTATGCCCGGGCGTGTGCATGACTTGCAACGTGGCCTGCCCGAGCTCTATGGTCTCGCCACCGCTGACCTGGCGAAGCTCGAACTCGTAGTTATCCGCGCGACCGCCGATGATCTGTGCCCCGGTGCGCTTCGCCAGCGCCTGGGCGCCGGACACGAAGTCGGCATGGATATGTGTTTCGATGGCGTAGGCGATTCGCAGGCCTCGCGCCTTGGCCATTTGCAGGTAGATATCGATGTCGCGGCGGGGGTCGATGACCGCGGCTACCGCGGCCTTGCTGTCGCCGATCAGATAGGAAATCTGCGCCAGGCCGTCTGTATAAAAAGGTTCGAAAACAAGCATTGCCACCTCCGACGATGGTTAACGGATTGCTCAGTCAACTATTCGGACGGTGTGCGTGGCTGGACGTTCAGGCTATCGAGATGCCGTCATCAGGGAGCGGGAGCCTGCAGGCTGACCACCAGCTCGACGACGAGACCATCCGCCTGCGGTACGAAACGCAGATCGCAGGCACAGCGCTCGGCGATCGCCTTGACAATGGACAGGCCCAGACCACTGCCTTCACCTTCGCCGCTGCGCCAGAAGCGCTCCGTCAGACGCTCGAGCATTTCCGGCGGGATGGCCGAGCCGTGATCCTGCACGCTGAAGCGAACCCGGCTTTCATCCAGCTGGGAGATCGTCAAGCGGATGGTCGTGCCGTCCTGGGTATGGCGGCGGGCATTGTCGAGCAGGTTGCGCAATGCCGCGACCGCCAGGGTGGGCGGCATCGCCAGTGGGCGAAGGGAGACCTCTTGCGCCCCGCACAGCTCGATGTGCGGCCCAGGCTGCTGGCTGGCGTCAGCGATCGCCAGTTGCGCGACTTCGAGCGCCGTGCAACTGAGCCCGTCATCAAAGGACACGCGGCCTTCCACTCGCGCCAGCATGAGCAGCTGTTCGAGGATCCGGTGCAGACGATCCGTGCCGACCTCGGCCTGGGCCAATGCCCGTTTCGCGGTATCGCCCTCGGTCATGGCCGCCACCTGCAGGTGGGTCTTGATGGCGGTCAGCGGGCTGCGCAGTTCATGGGCGGCGTCATCGGTCAGCCGGCGTTCGCGTTCGAGCATGTGCGCGATCCGCGCGAACAGCTGGTTCTGGGTTTCGACCAGGGGCGTCAGCTCTCGCGGCAGCCGCTCGATGTGCAACGGCTCCACCGAGTCGGCGCTGCGTTGCGCCAGGGCCGTGCGGATTCGTCTGAGCGGCGCTAGGCCGTTGCCGATTCCGATCCACAACACGATCAGGCTGCCCAGCAACGCGACGAAAACCGGCAGCGCCGCGGCCAGGAGCACCGAACGCTGGAGTGCGCTGCGCTCGTCAAGGCGATCGGCCGTGGTGATGCGCATGCCGTTCTGGATGAAGGTGAAGCTACGCCAGGCGGTATCGCCGATCATCTGGTCGTGAAATCCGGTGCGCTGAGCGTCGAGGGCACTGTCTGGCGTCGCATGGCTGCGCGCCAGGATTTCACCCCGTAGAGAGCTGATCTGGCAGGCCAGGCCGTTCTCGATGCCCAGTTGTTCGGCGCTCAGACGGGTGCCTTCGCCCAGTTGCGGTTGCGGCAATTGCACCAGCAGACCCGCGACCATCCGCGCCGACGCAGCAAGGCGCTGATCGAGGGACTGCATCAATTGATTGCGAACATCGAAGAGCATCCAGGTCGCGGCCAGCGCCCAGAGCAGCACGAAGGCCGAGCCAAGGGTGAGGGTCAGGCGCAGGCGCAAGCTCATGGGTCGGGTGCCTCGGTGGGAGCCGACGCATGGCCGGCAGGGCCCAGGCGATAACCGATCCCCCTGACGGTTTCGACGATGCCGTTACCCAGCTTGCGCCTGAGATGGTGGATATGGACATTCAGGGCGTTGCTTTCAACGTCATCGCCCAGTCCGTACACGGCGTCCTTGAGCTGCTCGGCCGATAGCACGCGGCCGGGATTCTGCAGTAGCGCCTGGAGCAGCGCCTGTTCACGGCGCGACAGGTCCACGGGTTCGCCTGCCATGAACGCCGCACAGGCGGCGGGATCGTAGCTCAGCGGGCCGTGTTCGATCATCTGTGTCGCCCGACCGGCAGCGCGGCGCAGCAGGGCATGCAGGCGGGCGGCGAGCTCACGCAGGTCGAAGGGTTTGACGAGGTAGTCGTCAGCGCCCGCCTGAAGCCCGGAGACCCGCTCGGTTACCGCATCCCGGGCGGTCAGGATCAGCACAGGCAGCTCGAGGCCGCGGCGGCGCAGGCGCTGCAGAAAGCGCAGGCCGTCTTCGTCAGGCAGACCCAGATCGAGAATCATCAGGTCGAAGCTGGCTGTGCGCAGCAGCGAGTCGGCCTGCCCGGCCGTAGCGGCATGGGCCACGCTGAAGCCCTGGGCTTCGAGCCCGGCGACGATGCCACTGGCGATCAGTGCGTTGTCTTCTGTCAGCAGTACGTGCATGTGGGAATCGCTTGATAGGCAGCAGTCAGTATCGTCCGCCTGGATTAACGGCGCGTTAGCAGATGGTACGCCGAGTTGCTCGTGCCTCAACGCCGCTCAGCCTTACAGGTTGTGTCCGGGCAAGCCTCGTTAATCGCCTCTTAATCCCGA
This region includes:
- a CDS encoding YeeE/YedE family protein — its product is MKLLSAFVAGLIFGLGLILSGMANPSKVIAFLDLAGPWDPSLAFVMGGAIAVGSVGFYFASKRSRAVLGDVMRMPTATRIDRPLVLGSLAFGAGWGLAGYCPGPAVATLLSGRSEPLIFVLAMLAGMALYEMQTRFSGKPQ
- a CDS encoding sulfite exporter TauE/SafE family protein: MVEVGLGLLVGLVLALTGAGGGILTVPLLIFVVGLELHQAAPIGLMAVGLAAWVGAVIGLRDGIVRYKAAALMACCGVLLAPVGVWLAARVEHDVLAVVFALVMFWVAFRAFRRPPNDDSNPRAVPCRLNPQTGRFHWTSRCAATVAASGTLAGFLSGLLGVGGGFVLVPALSRFSDLPMRSIAATSLAVIGLVSVSGVLSAALTGGIQWAVALPFSAGAVLGMFAGRTVSSRLDGRVLQRGFGLVAAVAASALLLQVAF
- a CDS encoding MBL fold metallo-hydrolase; the encoded protein is MLVFEPFYTDGLAQISYLIGDSKAAVAAVIDPRRDIDIYLQMAKARGLRIAYAIETHIHADFVSGAQALAKRTGAQIIGGRADNYEFELRQVSGGETIELGQATLQVMHTPGHTPEHISLQLFDAQQGDQPIALFTGDTLFNLDVGRPDLLGEGSERKLAGALYHTLFDHYLPLGDRIEIYPCHGAGSACGKSIGDRRHSTLGSERLFNPALREQRSEDEFIDWLLADMPEPPRHYARLKQLNVRSAVQMEGASLPPPLAPSEFETLAARGMQVVDVRSILAFGGGHVPGAINIALRNEFVNWAGWMLDDARPILLVGESVDDVHQAVTQLYRIGLDDIRGYLRNGMTDWQNAALPLNRLQEWTVHELNARREAPDVQVLDVRSPQEVAAGRVPGARHIFVAHLADRLNELDPDKTTVTYCGSGYRASIAASILKKAGFRDVANVPGSWMAWKAANLPVQEG
- a CDS encoding sensor histidine kinase, producing MSLRLRLTLTLGSAFVLLWALAATWMLFDVRNQLMQSLDQRLAASARMVAGLLVQLPQPQLGEGTRLSAEQLGIENGLACQISSLRGEILARSHATPDSALDAQRTGFHDQMIGDTAWRSFTFIQNGMRITTADRLDERSALQRSVLLAAALPVFVALLGSLIVLWIGIGNGLAPLRRIRTALAQRSADSVEPLHIERLPRELTPLVETQNQLFARIAHMLERERRLTDDAAHELRSPLTAIKTHLQVAAMTEGDTAKRALAQAEVGTDRLHRILEQLLMLARVEGRVSFDDGLSCTALEVAQLAIADASQQPGPHIELCGAQEVSLRPLAMPPTLAVAALRNLLDNARRHTQDGTTIRLTISQLDESRVRFSVQDHGSAIPPEMLERLTERFWRSGEGEGSGLGLSIVKAIAERCACDLRFVPQADGLVVELVVSLQAPAP
- a CDS encoding response regulator transcription factor, translated to MHVLLTEDNALIASGIVAGLEAQGFSVAHAATAGQADSLLRTASFDLMILDLGLPDEDGLRFLQRLRRRGLELPVLILTARDAVTERVSGLQAGADDYLVKPFDLRELAARLHALLRRAAGRATQMIEHGPLSYDPAACAAFMAGEPVDLSRREQALLQALLQNPGRVLSAEQLKDAVYGLGDDVESNALNVHIHHLRRKLGNGIVETVRGIGYRLGPAGHASAPTEAPDP